ATCTCTACTTAAATCGTAAACTACCGTTTCTAACTTATAAATATCCGATTCGTAAGTACGTTGCGAGCTTGGTACATATGTTCCTCCCATACCATAAGGAGAATAAAAAGAACCATAATAACCACCAAATCGACCATATCCACCGTAAAAACCAGGATAATAACCTCCAGAAACATAACCTCCAGATTCTTGAGTATTAATTTCTGTTTTTACATCTTTTACCACAGTTAAAGCAACTGCTTGATAACCATCACTTTTAAATTTCACGATATGTTCTTTTACCTCGGCATCGTTGATTTTTTTATTCACGGTCGTATTTGGATAGGCTATATAACTAGCCGTAGCATCCATGCCAGCTTCTTTAAGCGCACTCGAAATTTCTTGCTCAAATAATTGTCTGGAAGCCATATCGTCCATTCTAGCAATCACTAAAATTTTATCTCCTTTAACATTGTTAATATCTGGAGCTTTCCAAGTATCGGTAACTTTTATGGAAGGTCCACAGTTATAGAAAAAGATGGTGAGTAGAAGCGTACTTAAAACTGATAATTTTCTTTTCATTGTTTGTTGTTTTTGTAAAAGTATTATGGTGTTAATTTAAATTTGAAATCAAATATAAGCATTAAGTTTATGTGCTTAATTAATCTTATTAAAGATTTAAGAGCTTCTAACTTTTTAACTTACTAATCGCCTAACAATTTCCTTTACGGGCAAAATTTTATTACTGTATTCAATGCTTGGTCCAGCAACCCAAACCGTTTTATATGTAGCCTTAGTCGCAGCGTTTTTTGTAGCATTCATACCTATGATAAAGCGAATCATTTTCACCCATTTTTTAAGCACTTTATTTTTATTTAGAATAGACTCTAACCAAGTTTGATCGGTCCCTATACGCTGTACATAAGGTGTATTAATAACGGTACATGGAGTCCCTGAAATGCGTTTGGTCATGACAATATCGTTTTTACCATAGTCCACACAGGCTTGTTTATACTCTTGCGTAACGCCTGCTTCCTCCGATGCTATAAACAAACTTCCTACCGAAACCCCGCTAGCGCCATAGCTTAGCATTTTTTCAATATCATCTTTACAACCCACACCCCCAGCTGAAATAATAGGAATATTACAATGTTGGTGCAGCTCCTTTATTAAAGCTTGTGGTGTTAATTGCCCGCGATGACCACCGGCTTCATTATTAACAGCAATAATCGCATCGGCACCTAAAGCTTCTACTTTTTTGGCATATTTTAGATCCACAACATCACAAAACACTTTTATTCCTGCTTTATGAGCTTCCTTAATGGTTTCTTCTGGACTACCAAGCGACGTGATAATAAAATCGCAACCCAATTCACAAATAACACTTAATTGGCCGTTAAACTTTACGTTAGATTTGTTTACAATGAGATTAAAACCAAAAGCACCATATTTAGGTTTTGCCGCTTTAAGTTCCTTGATGGCTATTTTTAGCTCGTCTAAAGTTCTATAATTTAGTGCCGGTATACAGCCTGCAATACCACAGTTCATAGCCTCCTTAACCATGTCTACATTTGAAACGAGAAACATAGGTGCCTGGATAATAGGGTATTTAATATCTAGAAGTTGTGTAAGTTTAGTAGGCATCATTCATTTTTTTCAAATATAACAAAATATTATGCGCGCATAACAGCTAAAAATCAAATTGTTAGTTAAAAAAAGAAACCAAATGCATCTTATGACATTTATCATTTTTTTATTATGCATGCATAGTTAATTTAGACGTACTAAAACCGATACTCATGAAAAAGATTTATCCTTTACTACTCGTTTCATTTTTGATGTTTGAAGTTAATAGCCAAACCATTGCTTTATCTGACACTTACATCTCGCAACATCAAAATTATATAAATACGACAAGCCGAGACCTGATTTCAAAGCATATTAAAGACGTAGAAAGTCACCTCATAACCTCTAATTATACAGCAGATCTCGAAGATCTATGCGATGATGAAAATGATTTATATACCGTATCGTTTTACACCTCTTCTGGAAAAATTGAGGCTGCATATAACAAAAAAGGGAAGCTTATTAAAACCCATGAAAGGTATAAAAATAATAGGCTACCTCTTGAAGTGATGCAAGCAATATCTAAAAATTATCCAGATTGGTGTATAATTGAAGGGCTCCATTTTATAAAATATCATCATGAAAATGATACTTTAAACCAAGTATATAAAATAAAAATAAAAAAAGAGTCTGAAATTTTATCGCTTAAAACCAATGAAATTGGAAAATTTTTATAATCCATATACATTAATCCAGAAAACGGTAATAACCACATTTTAAATAGGCTCCTTCTGGAAATCCTATAGGGTGGTCGGTATCGTGCTCTGTTTTTAAAATCATTTTATAGGGGCGCTTCGTTTTATCTAAGACATCTCGATTAATTTCAAAAAAATCTTGAGCATGCACCCGTGAAGAACAAGAAGCTAAAACGAGTAGCCCTTTTTTTGCCGTTAACCGTTCACCTAACTGGGCTAATTGTGCATATTTCTTTTTAGCAAGACTAATTTCTGAAGCTTGTTTAGCGAAACTTGGTGGATCGATAACCACCACATCAAACGTGACTTTATCTTTTATAAGTTCAGACAACGCTTCAAAAGCATCGCCAGCAATCACTTTATGTTTTCCGCTGTAATCATTGAGTTTTCCATTTTGCACGGCAACCTCTAAAGCCTGTGCACTTATATCTAAACTAGTGACTTCCTTTGCGCCGTTATACAAGGCATGTACCGAAAATCCGCCAGCATAAGAAAACACATCTAAAACCGTTTTGCCTTTACTCCACTGCCCTACTTGTTTACGATTGGCACGATGATCTAAAAAATAGCCCGTTTTATGACCTTTAATTACGTTTGCTGAAAAGTTAACGTTGTGTTCTACAAACTTTACCACTTCATTTTCTAATGTACCATAAATTACTTCGCCGTTTTCAAATTGATGCAGTTTTGATTGTTCTAAACCACGGCTTAAACGCAACACGACAGTTTCTGCTTTTGCTGTTTGTTGCAAACTCGGAATAATACTTTTTATGTAAGGCAACCAAATTTCGGAGTAAATTTTAACCACTAAAACTTGAGCATAAACATCGGCTATGAGCCCTGGAAAACCATCATTTTCACCAAATAACAATCGGTAACTGTTGGTATTTGATTTTAACAGTCCTTTTCTTTTTGAAAAAGCTTCTTCTATTTTCTTTTGAAAGAAATCGGCATTAATTTCTACTTTTTCGTAACCACTATGTAACATTTTTATCCGAATAGGCGAGTTCGCATCATACAACCCTAGTCCGATAACACGGTTTTTACTTTTTCCAAAAATAATAGCTAAATCACCCGACTTGGCGCCGTCGTTAATTTTTATAATATTATTTGAAAACACCCAAGGATGTCCCTGAAGGACAAACTGTTCTCCTTTACCATTTAGTTTTACAGCTAATCTTTTGGGTTGATTTTTGTATTCAATTTTTGGAGAAAAAAGCATCATTTATTTTTAAAACAAAAGTAGGCGTTTTTATAATTTAAATGGCTTAAACAGTTTTATAATACAGACCAATATATAAAATTTTGAAAAATTAAATATTTTATAAAATTAAATACAACATTAGTATACTGATTATTAAATGATTACCTTTACTCTCTCTCTCTCTCAAATTATTA
This genomic interval from Tamlana carrageenivorans contains the following:
- a CDS encoding NAD(P)H-dependent flavin oxidoreductase is translated as MPTKLTQLLDIKYPIIQAPMFLVSNVDMVKEAMNCGIAGCIPALNYRTLDELKIAIKELKAAKPKYGAFGFNLIVNKSNVKFNGQLSVICELGCDFIITSLGSPEETIKEAHKAGIKVFCDVVDLKYAKKVEALGADAIIAVNNEAGGHRGQLTPQALIKELHQHCNIPIISAGGVGCKDDIEKMLSYGASGVSVGSLFIASEEAGVTQEYKQACVDYGKNDIVMTKRISGTPCTVINTPYVQRIGTDQTWLESILNKNKVLKKWVKMIRFIIGMNATKNAATKATYKTVWVAGPSIEYSNKILPVKEIVRRLVS
- a CDS encoding class I SAM-dependent rRNA methyltransferase, producing the protein MLFSPKIEYKNQPKRLAVKLNGKGEQFVLQGHPWVFSNNIIKINDGAKSGDLAIIFGKSKNRVIGLGLYDANSPIRIKMLHSGYEKVEINADFFQKKIEEAFSKRKGLLKSNTNSYRLLFGENDGFPGLIADVYAQVLVVKIYSEIWLPYIKSIIPSLQQTAKAETVVLRLSRGLEQSKLHQFENGEVIYGTLENEVVKFVEHNVNFSANVIKGHKTGYFLDHRANRKQVGQWSKGKTVLDVFSYAGGFSVHALYNGAKEVTSLDISAQALEVAVQNGKLNDYSGKHKVIAGDAFEALSELIKDKVTFDVVVIDPPSFAKQASEISLAKKKYAQLAQLGERLTAKKGLLVLASCSSRVHAQDFFEINRDVLDKTKRPYKMILKTEHDTDHPIGFPEGAYLKCGYYRFLD